In a single window of the Vicugna pacos chromosome 8, VicPac4, whole genome shotgun sequence genome:
- the DSE gene encoding dermatan-sulfate epimerase isoform X2: MYETSYRRGWGFQYLHNHQPTNCMALLTGSLVLMNQGYLQEAYLWTKQVLTIMEKSLVLLREVTDGSLYEGVAYGSYTTRSLFQYMFLVQRHFDINHFGHPWLKQHFAFMYRTILPGFQRTVAIADSNYNWFYGPESQLVFLDKFVMRNGSGNWLADQIRKNRVLEGPGTPSKGQRWCTLHTEFLWYDASLKSIPPPDFGTPTLHYFEDWGVVTYGSALPAEINRSFLSFKSGKLGGRAIYDIVHRNKYKDWIKGWRNFNAGHEHPDQNSFTFAPNGVPFITEALYGPKYTFFNNVLMFSPAVSKSCFSPWEGQVTEDCSSKWSKYKHDLAASCQGRVVAAVEKNGVVFIRGEGVGAYNPQLNLKNVERNLILLHPQLLLLVDQIHLGEDSPLETAASFFHNVDFPFEETVIDGVHGAFIRQRDGLYKMYWMDDTGYSEKGTFASVTYPRGYPYNGTNYVNVTMHLRSPITRAAYLFIGPSVDVQSFSIHGDAQQLDVFIATSEHAYTTYLWTGETTGQSAFAQVIADRQKILFDRSSAIKSPIIPEEKDYAALVDQNLQRFKPVFQLLEKQILSRVRNTASFRKTAERLLRFSDKRQTEEAIDRIFAISQQQQQQSKSKKNRRVGKRYKFVDAVPDIFAQIEVNEKKIRQKAQILAQKELPIDEDEEMKDLLDFADVTYEKHRNGDLMEGRFGQARMVTTTRSRARALSASYTRLFLILNIAIFFVMLAMQLTYFQRAQSLHGQRCLYAVLLIDSCILLWLYSSCSQSQC; this comes from the exons ATGTATGAAACTTCATACAGGAGAGGATGGGGATTTCAGTACCTGCACAATCATCAGCCCACCAACTGCATGGCCTTGCTCACAGGAAGCCTAGTTCTGATGAATCAAG ggtATCTTCAGGAAGCTTACTTATGGACCAAACAAGTTCTGACCATCATGGAGAAGTCTCTGGTCTTGCTCCGAGAGGTGACAGATGGCTCCCTCTATGAAGGAGTTGCGTATGGCAGCTACACCACTAGATCACTCTTCCAGTATATGTTTCTCGTTCAGAGGCACTTTGACATCAACCACTTTGGCCACCCATGGCTTAAACAACACTTTGCTTTTATGTATAGAACCATCCTACCAG GGTTTCAAAGAACTGTGGCTATTGCAGACTCAAATTACAACTGGTTTTATGGTCCAGAAAGCCAATTAGTGTTCCTGGACAAATTTGTCATGCGTAACGGCAGTGGTAACTGGTTGGCTGACCAGATCAGAAAGAACCGTGTGCTGGAAGGTCCAGGGACACCATCCAAAGGGCAGCGCTGGTGTACTCTTCACACGGAATTTCTCTG GTATGATGCCAGCTTGAAGTCTATTCCCCCTCCAGATTTTGGCACTCCAACATTGCATTATTTTGAAGACTGGGGTGTTGTGACTTACGGAAGTGCACTGCCTGCAGAAATCAATAgatctttcctttccttcaagTCGGGAAAACTTGGAGGACGTGCAATATATGACATTGTCCACAGAAACAAATACAAAGACTGGATCAAAGGCTGGAGAAACTTTAATGCAGGGCATGAACATCCTGATCAAAACTCATTTACTTTTGCTCCCAATGGTGTGCCTTTCATTACTGAGGCTCTCTACGGGCCAAAGTACACCTTTTTCAACAACGTTTTGATGTTTTCCCCAGCTGTGTCCAAGAGCTGCTTTTCTCCCTGGGAGGGTCAGGTCACAGAAGACTGCTCATCAAAGTGGTCTAAGTACAAGCATGACCTGGCAGCTAGCTGTCAGGGGAGAGTGGTTGCTGCAGTGGAGAAAAATGGGGTGGTTTTCATCCGAGGAGAGGGTGTGGGAGCTTACAACCCCCAGCTCAATCTGAAGAATGTTGAGAGGAATCTGATCCTCCTGCACCCGCAGCTTCTCCTTCTTGTGGATCAGATACACCTGGGAGAGGACAGCCCCCTGGAGACAGCCGCAAGCTTCTTTCACAATGTGGATTTTCCTTTTGAGGAGACAGTGATAGATGGAGTCCATGGGGCTTTCATCAGGCAGCGAGATGGCCTCTATAAAATGTACTGGATGGATGATACAGGCTACAGTGAGAAAGGCACCTTTGCTTCAGTGACGTACCCCCGGGGCTATCCCTACAACGGGACCAACTATGTGAATGTCACCATGCACCTCCGAAGTCCCATCACCAGGGCAGCTTACCTCTTCATAGGGCCATCCGTCGATGTTCAGAGCTTCAGCATCCATGGAGATGCTCAACAACTGGATGTGTTCATAGCCACCAGTGAGCACGCCTACACCACTTACCTGTGGACAGGTGAGACCACAGGACAGTCTGCCTTTGCACAGGTCATTGCTGACCGTCAGAAAATTCTGTTTGACCGGAGTTCAGCCATCAAGAGCCCCATCATCCCTGAGGAGAAGGACTATGCTGCCCTTGTGGACCAGAACCTGCAGCGTTTTAAGCCAGTGTTCCAGCTGCTGGAGAAGCAGATCCTGTCCAGAGTCCGGAACACAGCCAGCTTTAGGAAGACTGCTGAGCGCCTGCTGAGGTTTTCAGATAAAAGGCAGACTGAGGAGGCCATCGACAGGATTTTTGCCAtctcacagcagcagcagcagcaaagcaAGTCCAAGAAAAACCGAAGGGTTGGCAAACGCTATAAATTTGTGGATGCTGTCCCTGATATTTTTGCACAGATTGAAGTCAATGAAAAAAAGATTCGACAGAAAGCTCAGATTTTGGCACAGAAAGAGCTGCCCATAGATGAAGATGAAGAAATGAAAGACCTTTTAGATTTTGCAGATGTGACGTACGAGAAACACAGAAATGGTGATTTGATGGAAGGCCGGTTTGGACAGGCTCGGATGGTGACAACTACTCGCAGCAGAGCCCGGGCACTGTCTGCTTCGTATACCAGACTGTTTCTGATTCTGAACATTGCTATTTTCTTTGTCATGTTGGCAATGCAACTGACTTATTTCCAGAGGGCCCAGAGCCTACATGGCCAAAGATGTCTCTACGCAGTCCTTCTAATAGATAGCTGTATTTTATTATGGTTGTACTCTTCTTGTTCCCAGTCACAGTGTTAG